GACGACCGTCGAGCCCCCGCGTTCGCGGGCTGTATCTGGGTGCAGCAGGGGTCGATGCCGCTGGCCGACGATGCCGAGGAGATGTTGCGCGGCGCCGCGGTGCTGGCCGCCCGCATCATGTCCAGGCTCACCGCCAAGCCGTCGATCCAGGTTCTGCGTGCCCAACAACTACTCGGGCTGGCCGACAGCGGACCGGTCGATCTGGCCACAATCGCGCGCGAGCTCGGTGTGGTCGCCGACGGTCAGGCCGCACTGGTCGGATTCGACGTCGTCGACACCACCGAGTCAGCCCGGTCCGACCGGCTAGTCGATGTTCTTGCGCTCAGCGCCAACGCTTTTCGCGCCGACGCACAGGTCGGCTCACGCGGGTCGCGGGTATATGCGGTGTTTCCGCAGACCACCAAGCGGTCGTCACTGCAATCCTGGATCCGCGGCACGATCGGCGCGCTGGATTCCGAGCTGAATGTGCGGCTTCGGGCGGTGCTCGCCGCGCCGTTGGCCGGGCTGAACGGGCTGGCGTCGGTCCGGGCGGACATCGACCGGGTACTCGATAGTGCTGAGCGCCATCCTGATTCGTTCCCAGCGGTGACATCGCTGGCCGAAGCCCGAACGACGGTTTTGCTCGACGAGATCGTCACGATGGTGGGCGCCGACGAGCGGCTGGTCGACCCACGGGTCCGGCAACTACAGGCTCGCGACCCAATGCTGACCCACACGTTACGGGTGTATTTGGATGAGTTCGGCGACGTCGCGAGCGCGGCCCAGCAGTTACATGTGCACCCCAACACCGTGCGCTACCGGATCCGGCGGATCGAGACGATCCTCACATCGTCGTTGGACGACCCCGATGTCCGGTTGCTGCTGTCGCTGGCACTTCGGGTCGCCGAACGCGCCTCGTAAATGTGCGCGGAGTCGTGCAACAGTTATGTTCAGCGTGACGGTAAATGAAAGAGGGGCAACATTTTTCCGTCAGCTAAGCTGCGCTGGTGACAGATCACCCGACCGCGTACCTGGTGCTGGCCTCTCAGCGAAGCGGCAGCACCCTCCTCGTGGAGTCGTTGCGCGCGACGGGTGTGGCTGGCGAGCCCCAGGAGTTCTTCCAGTACCTTCCGACCACCAGCCAGTCGCCGCAACCGCGCGAATGGTTCGCCGGTGTCGACGACGAATCGATCCTGAGCCTGCTCGACCCGCTCGACGAGGGCAAGCCCGACCTCGCCCCGCCGGAGATCTGGCGCGACTACATCCGCACCGTCGGACGGACCCCGAACGGTGTGTGGGGCGGCAAGCTGATGTGGAACCAGACACCGCTGCTGCTCGACCGCGCCGCCGGCCTGCCTGATCGGTCGGGCGAGGGACTGCTCTCCGCGATCCGCGACGTCGTCGGCCAAGACCCACTGCTCGTCTACGTCTACCGGCCGGATGTGGTGTCGCAAGCGGTGTCGTTCTGGCGAGCGGTACAGACACGGGTCTGGCGCGGACGGCCCGACCCTGTGCGCGACGCCCGAGCCACCTACCACGCGGGCGCCATCGCGCACGTGATCACGATGCTGCGCGGTCAGGAAGAGGGCTGGCGCAACTGGTTCGCCGAGGAGAACGTGAAGCCGCTGGAGATTCCCTATCCGGTGTTGTGGCGCAACCTCACTCAGGTGGTCGGTGACATTCTCGAGTCCCTGGGGCTGGATCGCGGTCTGGCACCCGACCCGGTGCTGGAACGCCAGGCCGATAAGCGTTCCGACGAATGGGTAGACCGGTATCGCGAAGACGCCGAGAAAGAGGGGTTGCCGCTGTGACCGCATCCGTTGAGACCACGCACGTCGACGAATTGCGGCTGCTGGAAGCCGAAGCCGTGCACATCATCCGCGAGGTGGTCGCCGAACTCGAGCGCCCCGTGCTGCTGTTCTCGGCCGGCAAAGATTCCATCGTCCTACTTCGATTGGCGGAGAAGGCTTTCCGGCCACTACCCCTGCCGTTCCCCGTCATGCACGTCGACACCGGGCACAACTTCCCCGAGGTGATCGAGTTCCGCGACCGCCGGGTCAGCGACCACGGCCACAAGCTGATCGTCGCCTCGGTTCAGGAATCGATCGACAAAGGCCGCGTACCGGATCCGGGTCCACGTGCGTCGCGCAACCGGGCGCAGACCCGCACGCTGCTCGACGCGCTCGAGGCCGGCGAATTCGACGCCGCGTTCGGGGGTGCCCGCCGCGACGAGGAACGCGCCCGCGCCAAGGAGCGGATCCTGAGCTTCCGCGACGAATTCGGCCAGTGGGATCCCCGCGCCCAGCGCCCCGAGCCGTGGTCGTTGTACAACGGCCGTATCAAGAAGGGTGAACAGGTCCGGGTGTTTCCACTGAGCAACTGGACCGAGCTCGACGTATGGCGATACATCGAGCTGGAAGGCCTTGAAATACCGTCGATTTACTACGCGCACGAGCGTGAGGTCTTCGAACGCGACGGCATCCTGCTGGCCGTGTCGGAGTACACCAGCCCGGAGGAGGACGAGCGAGCCGCGACGGAGTGGGTCCGCTACCGGACCGTCGGCGACCTGACGATCACCGGCGCGGTGCGTTCACGTGCCACCGACATCAGCGGAGTGATCACCGAGATTTCCGCGGCGACGGTCTCCGAGCGCGGCGAGACGCGCGCCGACGACCGTACCTCCGCCGCCGCCATGGAGGACCGCAAGCGAGAGGGCTACTTCTGATGACACGCCAACTGCTGCGCATCGCCACCGCGGGATCGGTCGACGACGGCAAGAGCACCCTGATCGGACGGTTGCTGCACGACACCGACAGCCTGCCGCTCGACCACCTGGAAGCGGTCACCGACGAGGAAGGTGTCGCCGACCTCGCGGCATTGTCCGACGGCCTGCGCGCCGAACGCGAACAAGGCATCACCATCGATGTGGCTTACCGCTTCTTCTCCACCGAAAGCCGCAGCTACATCCTCGCCGACACTCCGGGTCACGAGCGTTACACCCGCAATATGTTCACCGGCGCCTCCAATGCACACGTGGCTATCTTGCTGGTCGACGCCCGCGCCGGCGTGCTGCGGCAGACCCGGCGCCACGCGCGGATCGCAAAGCTGTTGGGCATCAAGCACTTTGTCGCGACCGTGAACAAGATCGACCTGGTCGACTTCGACCAGAAACGGTTCACCGAGGTCGAGACCGAACTTCAGCAGCTGGCCGCCCGACTGGGCAACATCGAGATCACTGTGATTCCGATCGCGGCGAAGCTCGGAGACAACGTCGTGCACGCCTCCGAGAACACCCCGTGGTACCACGGGCCGACGCTGCTGGACTACCTGGAAAGCATCGAATTGACTGCGCCGCAGGCCGAGCCGGCACGATTGCGCCTGCCAATCCAGTGGGTCTCGCGGCCGACCGACGAGCAACGGCGTCGCTACACCGGACGCTTGGCGGCAGGCACGCTGTCGGTAGGCGACCCAGTAATTTCGCTGCCCGCCGGGACCCGCTCGACGGTCACCGCGCTCGACACGCTCGACGACGAGCGCACCACCGGTGTTGCGCCGCTGTCGGTGTCGATCGAACTGGCCGACGACATCGACGTGGGTCGCGGCGACGTGCTGGTCAGCGGTGCCGAGGAGGCATCGCTGCCGGTGCTGGCCCGCGAATTGCATGCGACCGTGTGCTGGTTCGTCGACACTCCGCTGCGAGCCGGAGATCGGCTGGCACTCAAGCAAACCAGCAACAGCGTCCGCACCACCGTGCAGGAGCTGCACTCACGGCTGGATCCCGAAACGCTCGACGAGCTCGACCAGCCGGTCGAGCTGGCGCTCAACGATATCGGCACCGTCACCCTACGGACCAGCTCGATCGTCATCGCGGACCCGTACAACGACAACCGGGACAGCGGCGCATTCATCCTGATCGACGAGACCACCAACGACACCGTCGGCGCCGGCACCATCATCGAGGCGCGCGAGATCAAGCCCGGCACTCACTCGCGCACCGACATCCGTTGGCATCCCTCGGCATTGGACCGCGATCACCGCTGGCAGGCCACCGGCCAGGCCGGCGCGACAATTTGGTTCACCGGCCTGCCCGCCTCCGGCAAATCGACCATCGCGGTCGCGGTGGAGCGTGCGCTGGTCGAGTCCGGGCGAACGGCGTATCTGCTCGACGGCGACAATCTGCGGCACGGCCTCTCCGATGATCTCGGGTTCTCCCCCGGCGATCGCACGGAAAACATCAGGCGGGTCGGTCATTTGACGCGTCTGCTCGCCGACGCCGGTGTGGTGGCGTTGGCGTCGCTGGTATCTCCGCTGAAATCGGACCGCGAGACCGCGCGCGCCCTCAACGACGCGGCCGGGCTGCCCTTCATCGAGGTGCACGTCGCCACGTCGCTGGCCGAATGCGAAAAGCGGGACCCGAAAGGGCTTTACAAGCGGGCGCGCAGTGGCGAGCTCAAAGGTCTCACCGGAGTCGACGCACCCTACGAGGCGCCCGAGGACGCTGACCTCGTCCTCGACACCGCCGGCGCCGACACTGACGAGCTGGCCGCGCAGGTGATTGCTTTGCTCGACAAGCGCAGTCCGCGACCGTTGAGCTAGACCAAAACCTTGGTCTTCGCGTAGATCTCGGCGAGGAACTGCTCGACGGCAATCGCGGCGTGGCCGGCCCGCGCCGACCCGAAAATGTCGAAAGCGTGCTGCGCGTAAGGTAGTTCGGCGTACACCACCGGCTGTTGGCTGACTTCACGCAGCCGGGCGCTGAACGCCCGACCCTGCTCGACGGGAATCAACGAGTCGTTCGTCCCGTGTAGCACGAAAAATGGTGGTGCGTCAGCAGATACGTGGTTGATCGGCGACGCTTCCCGGAAGGCTTCCGCTATGTCGCGACGCCCCATCTTGAAGACGTACTTGCCGAGCATCGGCGCCATCAGCGGGTGGACCGCCTCTTCACGGTTGAAGTCGTAGAGACCATAGAACGGAACCGCGGCCCGCACGCTGGTATCGGCGTCCTCGAATCCTGGCTGGAACCGCGGGTCGTTCTGCGTGACCGCCGCCAGCGATGACAGGTGCCCGCCGGCCGAGCCACCGGTGATCGCGACCCAATCCGGGTCGCCTCCGTATTCGGCGATGTGCTCCTTGGTCCACGCCAACGCCCGTTTGACGTCGACAATCTGGTCCGGCCACGTCGACCGCGGGCTGAGCCGGTAGTTGATCGCGACACACACCCAGCCCAGTTCGGCCAGATGGCTCATCAACGGATACGCCTGCTGCCGTTTGCTTCCCACCATCCACGCGCCGCCGGGCACCTGCAATAGCACCGGCGCCTTGCCGCCGCGATCCAGGTCGGGCCGTCGCCAGATGTCGAGATGATTGCGCGCGCCGTGCTCGCCGTAGGGGATGTTGGTGTCGTGCGCGTAATCGCTGTAGATGCGCGCCATTCGGAGCACGCCCGGTGACTTGGCCGTTCCCGCACCCGCCGGTCGCTTCCATAAGTCCGACGACTGGGTGCGGCGGTCGGGACCCAGCCCGGCGTCCAGCGCCGCTGTCAACGGCACCGTCGACTGTTGACCGATGCGGTTCAGGTTGAGTAGCCCCAACCAGGACAGCGCCGATATCAGCCAGCTGAACTTCCGCGCATGCGGCGAGAGTTTTCGCGTGACCGCGGCCAGCAACGCGAACTGAGCGGCGATCACCTGCAGCGGCAACTCGGACGCGAATACCCCGAAACTGAACGCGTACATCGAGAGATAGCCGCGCTTACTCAGCGGCCGGTAGCCGTTGGCCGTGCCCATGAGGCCGGCCAGCGAAGCCAACACGGCTGACAAATTCTTCACGACCACCACTTAACCACAGGAGTTTCAGGTCACTGGAAACACTTGCGTCACTTCAGTTTCATGCGTCGAATCGTGTCGGTGGGTGTCGTTAGAATTCGAACATGCGTTCGAGTAGTCGTGAGGATGTCGTCGAGGGTCTCGACGCGCTGCGCGCTGTCATGAAACGCACCCTGGACCTCGGGTTCGACGCGTTGACCACCCCCGAGCGGCTCAACGTCCTGGAAAGCTTCGAGGTGTTCCGCCGGCAGCTGCCCGCCGTCGAGCACGAGCTGATCAACGAGCTGGGCCACGAAGACCAGGCGGTGCTGGGTGGGAAACTACCCGCGGTGCTGGCCGACCGGCTCCGGATCAGCCGTTCAGAGGCGTCCCGCCGTATCCACGAAGCCGCCGATTTGGGCGAGCGGCGGGCCTTGAACGGTGAGGTGTTGGCGCCGGTGTTGCCGGCGACCGCCGCCGCCCAACGCCGTGGGGATCTGAGCGTGGCCCATGTGGCGGTGATCCGCTCGTTTTGGCAACGCATCCCCGACGTTGTTGATGTCGGCACCCGCGCACGCGCCGAAGAGGAGCTGGCTTACCGCGCCACCGAGCACCGCCCCGACGCGTTGTCGAAACTGGCCGACCGGCTGATGGACTGCCTCAACCCCGACGGCGACTTCTCTGATGTGGATCGGGCTAAGCGCCGCGGCGTGACGATCGGTCGCCAGGACATCGACGGCATGAGCAAGATCAGCGGCTATTTGACCCCGGAGGCGCGGGCCACCTGGGATGCGGTGTTCGCCAAACTCGCCGCACCCGGCATGTGCAACCCCAACGACGCTGAACCCTGCATCTCCGGTACCCCGTCGCAGGACGCGATCCAAGGCGACACCCGCGGCGCCCACCAACGCACCCACGACGCCCTGCTCACCGCCGGGCGCGCCCTACTAGCCTCCGGCGACCTCGGCCAACACAACGGGCTACCCACCAGCATCATCGTCACCACCACACTGCAAGAACTCGAAGCCGGCGCCGGGCGGGGTTTGACCGCCGGCGGCACCCTGCTACCGATGTCCGATGTCATCCGGCTGGCCCAACACGCGCATCACTACCTGGCCATCTTCGACAAAGGGAAAGCCCTGGCGCTCTATCACAGCAAACGCCTGGCCACACCCGCCCAACGACTCGTCCTCATCGCCAGAGATCGCGGCTGCACCTTCCCCAGCTGCGACATCTCGGGCTACCACTGCCAGGTCCACCACGACAACCCCTACCGCACCAACCCCATCAGCGACGTCAACCACATGACCCTCACATGTCCCCCCAACCACGCCCTCACCGAACAAGGCTGGACCACCCGCAAAAACAGTCGCGGCGAAACCGAATGGATCCCACCACCCCACCTCGACCGCGGCCAACCCCGCACCAACACCTACCACCACCCCGAAAAACTCCTCCAAAACGGAGACGACGACGAAGCCGCCTAACTATTGCCGCCACCCAATCGGCGGGCATAGCGTTCCCCCATGGCCCAACGGCGGGATCCACGAATCGTCATCATCGGCGCCGGCATGTCTGGGATCGCCGCAGGTCATGTGCTGCGGCAGTCCGGCTTCCACGACTTCACCATTGTGGAGAAAGGCTCGGACGTCGGCGGTGTCTGGCATTGGAACCGCTACCCCGGCCTGCGCTGCGACGTGCCGTCTTACGGCTACCAATTCGCGTTCGCACCGAAGCCCGACTGGGGCCACGTCTGGGCGACGGGTGACGAGATCCAGCGCTATCACCGCGACCTGATCGACGATCTGCAGCTGCGGTCCCACCTGCGGCTCAACTGCGAAGTCACCGAGGCGGTGTTCACCGGCGGCCGATGGCGGCTAAGCACCGCCGACGGCGGCCGACTCGACGCGGACTTCGTCATCGCCGCCACCGGAGTCCTGCACCAGCCGTTCATCCCCGACTTTCCCGGCCTCGACTCGTTCGCCGGTCCGGTGGTGCACACCGCGCGCTGGACCAACATCAAGACCCGAGGCAAGCGAGTCGGCGTCATCGGCACCGGTTCGACTGGTGTGCAGGTCTTTTCGGCGTTACAACCTGACGCGGCCCACATCACCCACTTCGCCCGCACGCCTCAATGGGTGATGTGGATGCCGATGAGAATGCCGCAACCACGCATCGTCGGCCACCTACTCCGACGACTACCAAGGCAGGACAAGACGGTCAGGCTGTCGCAGTTCATCGGCTCCGACTATCTGACCGACCTGGTCATCCGGCCCACGTGGCGGCGCCGGGCGGCTCAGCGCTACGGGGCGATGTGCCTACGAGTCTTGGTGCGCGACAAGAAACTTCGGGCCCGGCTGAGACCGGATTACCAGCCGTTCTGCAAGCGTCAGGTGCTCTCCGGCGACTACTACCGCCGCATCGGCAAGCCGAATGCGAGCTTCGTCAGCGAGGCCATTGTCGAGATCACCAAGACCGGTGTGCGGACCGCCGACGGCGTTCACCATGAACTCGACGTGCTCGTGCTGGCCACCGGCTTCGCCGCGCACAACTACATGCGACCGATGGCGGTGCGCGGCCGCGATGGGTTGTCGATCGACGACGCGTGGGCCAAGGGCCCACGGGCTTGGGGCATGACTGCGATTCCCGGATTCCCGAACCTCTTCATGGTGCTGGGCCCCAACTCGCCCACCGGGTCCATGTCGCTGCAGCACACCGCCGAGTTGACCGCCCGCTATATCGCCAAGTGGCTGAACCGCTTTCGCGACGGTGAAATCAACGCCGTCGAGGTCACTGAGGAGGCCACCGATCGCTTCGCCGACGAGGTCGCCGAGGCGATGGTGCCGACCGTGTGGAACACCGGCTGCAACTCATGGTACTTCGCGGACGATAATCACATCGACCTGTGGCCGTTCGACCGGAAGCGGTTGACTCGCATGTTGACTCAGCCCCAGGACGCCGACTACATCTTGACGTAAGCCGGGATTATTCTCGCCGCTCCTCCGCATCGCTTCACTCTGCATCGTCGTCGGCGGGATTATTCTCGCCGCTCCTCCGCATCGCTTCGCTCTGCATCGTCGTCGGCGGGATTATTCTCGCCGCTCCTCCGCATCGCTTCGCTCTGCATCAACGTCGGCGGAAGCAATCTCCGCCGCCAGCCTTGCATTCGACAGCACCAGCGCGACGTTGGCGGCCAGCGATGCGCCGTGCGTCTCGCGGTGAAAAAACTCGAGCAGGAACGGCGTGACGTCCTTACCGTGCACGCCCGCCGCCTCGGCGGCAGCCAGCGCATCGCCCAGCACTCGGTCGTGCAGCGCGCGGTCCATCTCGTCGTCGGGCGCGATGGGGTTGGCAAGCAGCAGCCCATAGCGATCGGTGCCCAGCTGACGCCGGGAGTGCAGCACCTCGGCGACCTGCCTCGGGGTCTCGACCCGCCAGCCCACCGGATAGCCGGAATCGGCCAGGTAGAACCCGGGGAACCGATCGGTGCGGTAGCCGATCACCCCGACATTGAGCGACTCCAGCCGTTCCAGGGTGGCCCCGACATCCAAGATCGACTTGACGCCGGCGCACACCACCAGCACGCCGGTCCGCGACAGCGTCATCAGATCCGCGGACTCGTCCCAGGTGTCGCGCGCACCCCGATGAACTCCGCCCAACCCGCCGGTGGCGAATACTGAAATACCCACTGTCGCAGCCAAATGCGCGGTCGACGCGACCGTCGTCGCACCGTCGCCACAGCGCGCAGCCAGCACCGCGACGTCACGAACGCTCACCTTGACCACCGTGTCGCTCTCGGCGACGTGCCGCAGCGCCGCATCGTCGAGTCCGATGTGCGGCTCGCCGCCGATGATCGCGATGGTCGCCGGTACAGCCCCGCCCGCGCGCACCGCCGCCTCGATATCTCGGGCAACCCGCAGATTATCCGGCCGCGGCAGACCGTAGCTGATGATCGTGCTCTCCAGCGCAACGACCGGCCTGCCGGCAGCCAGCGCATCAGCCACCTCGGGAAGGACCTGCACGGGTTGAACCCTACGGCTTAATTGCCCAATTCCTCCCCATCGCGCTACGCGCTCTGCATCGTCGTCGAGCTACGGCTCAATTTCCCGACTCCTCCCCATCGCGCTACGCGCTCTGCATCGTCGCCGGGCTACGGCTTAATTGCCCAACTCCTCCCCATCGCGCTACGCGCTCTGCATCGTCGCCGGGCTACGGCTGCTCGGGCGTCTCGGTCACGGTGTAGCTCGGGTCGTTCATCGCCACTTCGTTGTTGCCGCTCTGGGTTGCCTTCCCGGTGACGCGCAGAACCTGACCCGGCTCGATATCGTCACCGTGACCGGGCTGGAATGTCACCCGGACATCGCCGCTGTCGTCGCCGAGGACGATCCACCGGAATGTCTTTCCCCGCTTGGTGATGTCTTCGACCTGGCTGACCCGGCCCTCGACGGTGGCGCGGCGTCCCGGAACCAGGTTGCCCACCTCGATCACCTCCGCGGGCTTCTCTGGATGCTCGTAGGCCTCGGTGGGCTCGTCGTCGCCACGCCAGATCCGCATCTCGATTTCCTCGATCTTGGAGGCGATGCGTTGCTCCAAGATATCCGGGAAGGCCTGCCGGATCCGCGACTGGACGTCGTAGGGAACGATGGTGGCCGCGGCGTCCGGCACGCGGCTGACGGCACGCGAGATCTTGTCCGCGGTCTGGTCGTGCAGCAGCCGTCCGAGCACCGGTGCGTAGGTCCGCCGCGGCAGCAATACCGTCACGTGGGTGTCGCGATGTTCGTTGCGCGCCTTGATCACCAGCTTCTGCACCGCGCGAACGATTTGCCGGTCGGGGCAGTCGATCACCCGCAGCCGGGTGTCGAGTTCGAAGTTGTCCCAACGCTTCCGCAATTCCGCGGCCCGGTCCGAGTCGATCATGAAGTGCACCGCGACCAACTCGTCGGCCCGCAGGCCCTTGCCGTAACGCAGCGCTTCGAGCACGGCGAGGTCCAGCGAGTTCACACAGACGAAGACGCGGTGACGCGCATACTTGGTCATCTGCGGGCGATCGGTGCGGAATGCCTCGAGAATCGCCGACTCGGCCCGGTATTCGCGGTTGAGCCGGATCAGCGCGAATACCAACACCGGGAAGACCACCACGACCAGCCACGCGCCCTCGGTGAACTTGGCGACGGCGAAGATTCCCACCACGATCGTCGACAGCACCGCCGCGGAGAAGTTGATCGCCAACCGGTACTGCCAGCCACGCTCGCGCTCGGTCAGGTGGTGTTTGGACATGCCGTAACCGGCCATCGAGAAGCCGGTGAACACCCCGATCGCGTAGAACGGCACCAGCGCATTGACCGATCCGCCGGTGAAGACCAGCAGCGCCACCGACAACACGGCCAGCGTCAGGATGCCGTTGGAGAAGACCAGTCGATACCCGCGCTGCATCAGCTGACGGGGCAAAAAGCGGTCCTCGGCAACGAAACTCGCCAGCGCGGGAAAGCCGTTGAAGCTGGTGTTGGCCCCGGTGTAGAGGATCGCTGCGGTCGACACCTGGACTAGCACGTACATGGTGTCACCGACGACCCCGTTGCCGAATACCGCGCGGGCGATCTGGGACAGCACCGACGGGTATTCACTGAGGAACGGCGCAGCGTGCGTGGCGTAGGCGAGATAGCCGACCCCGGCCAGCAGGATACCTAGGATGCAGGCCATCGCGGTCAGTACACGGCGCGCGTTGAGGCTCTGCGGCTTACGAAAGACATTGACGGTATTGGAGATTGCCTCGACACCCGTCAACGACGAGCCACCATTGGCGAAAGCTCGTAACAGCACCAGCACCGTCGCGCCCATCACCAAACCGCTGCTGTGATGCACCGGAACCGCCCCGACGGCATGGCCTGGATCATATTGCGGCAGGCCCCAAACCAGATGCCGGACAACGCCGGTCACGATCATCACCAGAATCATGACCACGAACGAATAGGTGGCGATCGCGAACGGCAGCCCCGCCTCACGTAACCCGCGCAAGTTCAGATAGCAGATCAACAGCACGACCCCGACGGTGATCTCCAGGCTGTAGGGGCCGAGCGCGGGCACCGCCGACGCCACCGCGACCGTGCCTGCCGCCGACTGCACCGCCACCGTCACGATGTAGTCGATCAACAGCGCCGCGGCGGCCACCTGTGCCACCTTTGGTCCGAAGTTCTCCCGCGCCACGATGTACGACCCGCCGGCCTTGGTGTAGGCCATGACGACCTGCCGGTACGACGCTGCCACCAGCGCGAGAATCAGCAGGATGACGCCCATGATCGGCAGCAGCAGAACGAATGCCGCCAGCCCGGCGTGCGGCAGCAGTTCGGTCAGGATCTGCTCGGGACCGTAGGCGGTCGAAGAGATCGCGTCAGGCGAAAGCGCCCCCAGCGCAACGGGATTCGACAACCGCTCGTTGGAGAGCTCCTGGGTGATCAGTGGCTTACCCAGGAAGACGCGCTTAATTACGTCGGCGAAAGACGGAGGAACTTCCTGATCTTCAGCTGACGACGTCACACCCTAAGCGGTACTACGCGTGACCCGCTGGGGTCAAGGCGTCCGGATCGACTCGTGCGATGCGTGACTCGACGTCGTAGGGCACGATGATCGCGGTCGCACCCGGGATGCGGCTGACCGCCCTGGCCATCTTGTCGGCGGTGCGGTCGTGCAGCAGGCGGCCCAGCATTGCGGAGTAGGTCCGGCGCGGAAGCAGCACCGTCACCTTCGTGTCCGGGTGGTTGCGCTTGACCTGCAGGACGAATTCCTGTGCGACCCGGCTCAGGTTCCGATCCGGGCAGTCGATGACCTTGAGTTGGGTGTCGTGCTCGAAGTGCTGCCAGCGCTCCTGCAGCTTGGCGGAGTGCTCGGCGTCGACGACGAAGTGCACGGCAAGCAGTTCGTCTGCGTGCAGTCCCTTGCCG
This genomic stretch from Mycobacterium paraterrae harbors:
- a CDS encoding flavin-containing monooxygenase; its protein translation is MAQRRDPRIVIIGAGMSGIAAGHVLRQSGFHDFTIVEKGSDVGGVWHWNRYPGLRCDVPSYGYQFAFAPKPDWGHVWATGDEIQRYHRDLIDDLQLRSHLRLNCEVTEAVFTGGRWRLSTADGGRLDADFVIAATGVLHQPFIPDFPGLDSFAGPVVHTARWTNIKTRGKRVGVIGTGSTGVQVFSALQPDAAHITHFARTPQWVMWMPMRMPQPRIVGHLLRRLPRQDKTVRLSQFIGSDYLTDLVIRPTWRRRAAQRYGAMCLRVLVRDKKLRARLRPDYQPFCKRQVLSGDYYRRIGKPNASFVSEAIVEITKTGVRTADGVHHELDVLVLATGFAAHNYMRPMAVRGRDGLSIDDAWAKGPRAWGMTAIPGFPNLFMVLGPNSPTGSMSLQHTAELTARYIAKWLNRFRDGEINAVEVTEEATDRFADEVAEAMVPTVWNTGCNSWYFADDNHIDLWPFDRKRLTRMLTQPQDADYILT
- a CDS encoding pseudouridine-5'-phosphate glycosidase, translated to MQVLPEVADALAAGRPVVALESTIISYGLPRPDNLRVARDIEAAVRAGGAVPATIAIIGGEPHIGLDDAALRHVAESDTVVKVSVRDVAVLAARCGDGATTVASTAHLAATVGISVFATGGLGGVHRGARDTWDESADLMTLSRTGVLVVCAGVKSILDVGATLERLESLNVGVIGYRTDRFPGFYLADSGYPVGWRVETPRQVAEVLHSRRQLGTDRYGLLLANPIAPDDEMDRALHDRVLGDALAAAEAAGVHGKDVTPFLLEFFHRETHGASLAANVALVLSNARLAAEIASADVDAERSDAEERRE
- a CDS encoding APC family permease encodes the protein MTSSAEDQEVPPSFADVIKRVFLGKPLITQELSNERLSNPVALGALSPDAISSTAYGPEQILTELLPHAGLAAFVLLLPIMGVILLILALVAASYRQVVMAYTKAGGSYIVARENFGPKVAQVAAAALLIDYIVTVAVQSAAGTVAVASAVPALGPYSLEITVGVVLLICYLNLRGLREAGLPFAIATYSFVVMILVMIVTGVVRHLVWGLPQYDPGHAVGAVPVHHSSGLVMGATVLVLLRAFANGGSSLTGVEAISNTVNVFRKPQSLNARRVLTAMACILGILLAGVGYLAYATHAAPFLSEYPSVLSQIARAVFGNGVVGDTMYVLVQVSTAAILYTGANTSFNGFPALASFVAEDRFLPRQLMQRGYRLVFSNGILTLAVLSVALLVFTGGSVNALVPFYAIGVFTGFSMAGYGMSKHHLTERERGWQYRLAINFSAAVLSTIVVGIFAVAKFTEGAWLVVVVFPVLVFALIRLNREYRAESAILEAFRTDRPQMTKYARHRVFVCVNSLDLAVLEALRYGKGLRADELVAVHFMIDSDRAAELRKRWDNFELDTRLRVIDCPDRQIVRAVQKLVIKARNEHRDTHVTVLLPRRTYAPVLGRLLHDQTADKISRAVSRVPDAAATIVPYDVQSRIRQAFPDILEQRIASKIEEIEMRIWRGDDEPTEAYEHPEKPAEVIEVGNLVPGRRATVEGRVSQVEDITKRGKTFRWIVLGDDSGDVRVTFQPGHGDDIEPGQVLRVTGKATQSGNNEVAMNDPSYTVTETPEQP